A genome region from Bufo gargarizans isolate SCDJY-AF-19 chromosome 2, ASM1485885v1, whole genome shotgun sequence includes the following:
- the LOC122927347 gene encoding mucin-17-like, translated as MDSSTSGKSKGGTPTRPLTSRPSLSRSTKTGGSTPSPKVATEIPRPASSRGGGPVSKPTLTKATTAVKEANAAKSNAVRTVAASPIKSKTVTHRDPASAMKPSAKQTTRPQNGEKGAQQTASPLVIKKEAAKKNAEGPQLDKPKSGQERGNTTPSKQNATVKREVGKPPEHGSVPKDKTVCLRPESSTSVPSKPLATASSPSKTLKANSLSHKPKQIVPPPEKPVNNTSLSTKAAKSPVAATRSSVITSTAAKPIRTTSPLVKAPRPTPASIKPVTKTPTSPVKPVNTPSVPPKLRNATPAKPPGNTVSSSNQGKVGKRLSTTTKATSVSAKQVNNLPTAIKSVKSSVLAHKSVKECAEATPVVNQVSPILTSESQQIINSEVENVDIDKNDNIAVLEKPQEPVIVAEEVVVITVNNDTENAMLDNAKIGGGLLKESALPLETNESISPAEEISVETNSQDEETQILVSLDQGVKSPTKQVTPLEEEFSPSVEDEPSSESSIVSAEHVQEQPNVPSEHLAETLMSPLEETYCTMEASKPFETQQNVPIEDLPNELRSPLELAIPSAGPDKALEVESTKELKEDTTSSEQPVNNISDGVHISIKTLDDDDTASPIKPSNETVEPVIEETRYLDEEHIVYMDRGTHSNQSERMPIKPLDEDTFTADGVEPLEDVVTSSLEQVTPLEEEAVLSEDELEPVEHKSALLEEEYKNSPNTLDQLEVSPLDPENPLELLTSSTEELTPSEELELLKDEKQTLQERISSSQHLDMTETEDKMDIAKPTEIGAISMDPFICSKEEINTSVKHFGETIINTESKTSLEKKIHLNEILQSSYEVVKHSEEGITSSLDLLQSSVGKARSLEEGAETLQSSAAEGSSYQEDAVLSVEPLQYSIQEVKLLEKVPLSSVEPLQSLGEVLQSPQEDKIFLMEALQVSVGDIRSSEEEPMLLVEPLQTSVKEVKLSEKEPLSVEFFHSLVDANQSSQEHPMSEELQQPAVEEVKSSQVDRMLSKEPPCSSGEADRNVGGEHTSSLVLLQSSLEPLDPLAENLLCSIDPLTQTKESITSLKEATTLEGSQSPVQLQDLSQNVPLENTKDVQDELIEEEGDASLEKKGEEVLLMEQQGHVIEEGNSIIETLQYEAKMLGSSTAESSENVEQTNKAANIHPEDFHENIPVGSKLFEEPLIMMHEPDHGPAKHRIAAEKQLDSAYVEVEDISNPIKVDQSVQESVLLPEEPLASRDEFKTISVEAVDYPEKPIKSSLEQVKCADYDEEATKPSIHELMDYREYLITSPEKSLDTVMFSTSRDLDAFSSETVDIYSIESALPNYQENLGKLEPAKPLTSEDYASETLVEQHVNKPLVSDLEKSIDSDFYVTMDTTEHVRNLSTNQFIGKDIEEIKPSTTEVVCVSEEPILFTDEESLEPLDKSTDVLEQYNPIEILEQTKPVEAKPATEVSFSDESTSISHTETSSPEHTFSPASNTISVLPTQQNVEVSKTSDLHPLQNEHPSDHPQDTERESWVLVKMDELSDFKEEPEERPLRPASLNQEAEVQDEQKAEEEQMERASVCSTLSDPQLAAKSSSETSTPEELRTYEDSSSGVESHSDDAATSPQTTLTPDPDLGIHMGQEEGTETPAGTPASNNKRVPPPLQIVDIEGQSQSTSPCGIFESADNEQIVRKKEVTTSSESREHDYEETPKERGAQRGNDD; from the exons ATGGACTCCTCAACCAGCGGGAAATCCAAGGGGGGAACCCCGACTAGGCCTCTAACTTCTAGACCCTCTTTGTCTAGAAGCACAAAAACTGGAGGCTCCACTCCGTCTCCCAAAGTGGCCACAGAGATCCCCCGCCCGGCTTCTTCAAGGGGTGGAG GACCTGTGTCTAAGCCGACACTGACTAAGGCGACTACAGCAGTAAAGGAAGCAAATGCTGCAAAGAGCAACGCCGTCAG GACTGTAGCTGCTTCACCCATCAAATCCAAAACAGTCACACATAGAG ATCCAGCATCTGCAATGAAACCATCAGCCAAGCAAACAACTCGCCCTCAGAATGGAGAGAAAGGCGCTCAACAGACGGCATCTCCATTAGTCATAAAAAAAGAAGCAGCCAAGAAAAATGCTGAGGGACCCCAGCTTGATAAACCTAAATCTGGACAGGAACGAGGGAACACTACACCTTCAAAACAGAACGCAACTGTTAAAAGGGAAGTGGGCAAACCTCCAGAACATGGATCAGTGCCAAAAGATAAGACAGTGTGCCTTCGACCAGAAAGTAGTACATCTGTGCCATCCAAGCCACTAGCCACAGCATCGAGCCCATCTAAAACTTTGAAAGCAAACTCTCTGTCTCATAAGCCAAAACAGATTGTGCCTCCACCAGAAAAGCCTGTTAATAACACATCATTATCAACAAAGGCAGCCAAAAGCCCAGTGGCAGCTACTAGATCAAGTGTCATAACTTCAACAGCAGCGAAACCCATTAGAACAACATCACCATTGGTTAAGGCTCCTAGGCCTACACCAGCTTCAATCAAACCAGTAACAAAAACTCCAACATCGCCTGTTAAACCAGTGAATACACCATCTGTTCCACCTAAGCTACGCAATGCTACGCCTGCAAAACCACCAGGGAACACTGTGTCTTCTTCTAACCAGGGTAAAGTAGGCAAGCGATTATCAACCACAACAAAAGCGACGTCTGTATCCGCTAAACAGGTAAACAATTTACCTACAGCAATCAAATCAGTAAAGTCATCTGTCCTGGCTCATAAATCAGTAAAGGAGTGTGCTGAAGCCACACCAGTAGTGAATCAAGTCAGTCCAATTCTCACATCTGAGTCTCAACAAATCATTAATTCTGAAGTGGAGAATGTAGACATAGACAAAAATGATAACATAGCTGTATTGGAGAAGCCTCAAGAACCAGTGATTGTAGCAGAGGAAGTAGTAGTTATAACTGTCAATAATGATACAGAAAATGCCATGTTAGACAATGcaaagattggtggaggtctattAAAAGAGTCTGCGCTGCCTTTGGAAACAAATGAATCGATATCACCGGCTGAGGAAATTTCAGTAGAAACAAATTCACAGGATGAAGAGACTCAGATCTTAGTATCATTGGACCAAGGAGTAAAATCTCCCACAAAACAAGTTACACCTTTAGAGGAAGAGTTTAGTCCTTCAGTTGAAGATGAACCAAGCTCTGAATCTTCAATTGTATCAGCAGAACATGTTCAGGAGCAACCAAATGTCCCCAGTGAACATTTAGCAGAAACTTTAATGTCTCCTCTAGAAGAAACATATTGTACCATGGAGGCAAGCAAACCTTTTGAGACCCAACAAAATGTTCCTATCGAAGATTTACCAAACGAACTCAGGTCTCCTCTTGAGCTAGCCATACCATCTGCAGGGCCAGACAAAGCTTTGGAAGTAGAAAGTACAAAAGAGCTGAAAGAAGACACAACATCTTCAGAACAACCAGTTAATAACATAAGTGATGGGGTTCATATTTCAATCAAAACATTAGATGATGATGATACTGCATCTCCCATTAAACCCTCAAATGAGACAGTAGAACCTGTAATAGAAGAAACTAGATATTTAGATGAGGAACACATTGTTTATATGGATAGAGGAACCCATTCAAATCAATCAGAGAGAATGCCAATAAAACCCTTAGATGAAGACACATTTACAGCAGATGGTGTTGAACCATTAGAAGATGTAGTGACATCTTCTTTAGAGCAAGTCACACCTTTAGAAGAAGAAGCTGTATTGTCAGAAGATGAGCTAGAACCTGTAGAACATAAAAGTGCACTGTTGGAGGAAGAATATAAAAATTCGCCAAATACTTTAGATCAACTAGAAGTATCTCCTTTAGATCCAGAGAACCCATTAGAACTACTTACATCTTCGACTGAGGAATTAACACCTTCAGAAGAACTGGAGCTTTTAAAGGATGAAAAACAAACATTACAGGAAAGAATATCATCCTCACAACATCTAGATATGACAGAAACAGAGGACAAAATGGACATAGCCAAGCCAACAGAGATAGGagccatttcaatggatccattcATATGTTCAAAGGAAGAAATCAACACTTCAGTGAAACACTTTGGAGAGACTATAATAAACACAGAGTCAAAAACATCTttggagaaaaaaatacatttgaatGAAATACTACAATCTTCATATGAAGTAGTTAAACATTCAGAGGAAGGAATTACTTCATCATTGGATTTATTACAGTCTTCAGTTGGGAAAGCTAGATCTTTAgaagaaggagctgaaacattACAGTCTTCAGCTGCCGAAGGCAGTTCTTACCAAGAGGACGCAGTGTTATCAGTAGAACCCTTACAATATTCAATTCAAGAAGTCAAACTTTTAGAGAAGGTACCCTTGTCATCAGTGGAACCACTACAGTCTCTAGGTGAAGTACTCCAATCTCCACAAGAAGACAAAATATTTTTAATGGAAGCACTGCAGGTTTCCGTTGGAGACATCAGATCTTCAGAAGAAGAACCAATGTTATTGGTAGAACCCTTACAGACTTCAGTTAAAGAAGTCAAGCTCTCAGAGAAAGAACCCTTGTCAGTTGAATTTTTCCACTCTTTAGTTGACGCAAACCAGTCTTCACAAGAACATCCAATGTCAGAAGAATTACAACAGCCTGCAGTTGAAGAAGTCAAATCTTCTCAGGTGGACCGAATGTTGTCAAAAGAACCACCATGTTCTTCAGGGGAAGCAGACAGAAATGTGGGTGGAGAACATACATCATCACTGGTATTGCTACAGTCTTCATTAGAACCCCTGGATCCTTTGGCAGAAAACTTACTTTGTTCAATTGACCCACTAACACAAACCAAAGAATCTATAACTTCACTGAAAGAAGCAACAACATTAGAAGGGTCACAATCACCAGTACAATTGCAAGAcctaagtcaaaatgtgccattagAAAACACTAAAGACGTGCAAGATGAACTTATAGAAGAAGAAGGCGATGCTTCTTTAGAAAAGAAAGGAGAAGAAGTCCTATTAATGGAACAGCAAGGACATGTAATAGAGGAGGGTAATTCAATAATAGAAACATTACAGTATGAAGCAAAAATGCTTGGTTCTTCCACCGCAGAATCATCAGAGAATGTGGAGCAAACAAACAAAGCTGCAAACATACATCCAGAGGACTTTCATGAGAATATTCCAGTTGGGTCAAAGCTGTTTGAAGAACCATTAATAATGATGCATGAGCCTGACCACGGACCAGCAAAGCATAGAATTGCAGCTGAAAAACAGCTAGACTCAGCATATGTGGAGGTCGAGGATATAAGTAATCCAATAAAAGTAGATCAGTCTGTCCAGGAATCTGTACTGCTCCCAGAGGAACCATTAGCATCCAGAGATGAGTTTAAAACTATTTCTGTGGAAGCAGTTGACTACCCAGAGAAACCAATAAAATCTTCATTAGAACAGGTCAAATGTGCAGATTATGATGAAGAGGCTACAAAACCATCAATACATGAATTAATGGATTATCGTGAGTATCTTATCACATCTCCAGAAAAATCATTGGACACAGTTATGTTTTCAACATCAAGAGATTTGGATGCATTTTCCTCAGAGACAGTGGATATCTACAGTATTGAATCAGCTTTACCAAATTACCAAGAAAATTTGGGAAAATTGGAACCAGCTAAGCCGTTGACATCAGAGGACTATGCATCTGAGACCTTGGTTGAACAACACGTGAATAAGCCATTAGTTTCAGATCTAGAAAAATCAATAGATTCAGATTTCTATGTAACTATGGATACAACAGAGCATGTTAGGAACCTTTCCACAAACCAATTCATAGGCAAGGATATAGAAGAAATCAAGCCCTCAACCACAGAAGTAGTCTGTGTTTCAGAAGAACCAATTTTATTTACAGATGAAGAATCTTTGGAACCATTAGACAAGAGTACTGATGTTCTCGAGCAATACAATCCTATAGAAATTCTAGAACAAACTAAACCTGTTGAGGCAAAACCTGCCACAGAAGTAAGCTTTTCAGATGAATCTACCAGCATTTCACATACTGAGACTTCATCTCCAGAACATACGTTCTCTCCAGCCTCAAATACTATCTCAGTGCTGCCAACACAGCAGAATGTTGAGGTTAGCAAAACAAGTGATTTACATCCATTGCAGAATGAACATCCCTCCGATCACCCACAGGACACGGAAAGGGAATCATGGGTGCTAGTAAAGATGGATGAGTTATCAGATTTTAAGGAAGAGCCTGAAGAGAGACCACTGAGGCCTGCAAGTCTAAATCAAGAGGCTGAGGTGCAGGATGAACaaaaggcagaggaagagcagATGGAAAGGGCTTCAGTCTGCAGTACCTTGAGTGATCCCCAACTGGCAGCAAAAAGTAGTAGCGAGACAAGTACTCCCGAAGAGCTGAGAACCTATGAAGATTCTAGTTCTGGGGTGGAGTCCCACTCAGATGATGCTGCTACATCCCCACAAACTACACTCACACCTGACCCAGATTTGGGTATTCATATGGGACAAGAAGAAGGAACAGAAACTCCAGCTGGTACACCAGCTTCAAACAACAAGAGGGTACCGCCTCCACTGCAGATTGTAGACATTGAGGGGCAGTCTCAAAGTACTTCTCCGTGTGGTATCTTTGAGTCTGCAGATAATGAACAAATTGTACGGAAAAAGGAAGTGACGACTTCTAGCGAATCAAGAGAACATGATTATGAGGAGACACCAAAAGAAAGAGGAGCCCAAAGAGGTAATGATGACTGA